The genomic region CCATCGGCGGTGGCGATATGAAAAAGCCCGTCGAGGATGTCTTCCAGCAGATGACAGTCGGTCTGACCCTCACTGCACAATCCGGCAAGCTGACGCGCATAGGATTCGTAGCCCGCAACATCCTGTTTGGCGAGATCGTAGAGCCGCGCGACATGCGCCGTCTCTTCCTTAGGCACCGCGAATATATCCTGAAAGGCGCGAATTTCATCCTGGGTGACAACCCCGTCCGCCTTGGCCATCTTGGCGGAAAGCGCGATCATCGCGATGGAGAAAGCCACCCGGCGGCGCGTGTCGGCATCGCCTTCAAAAACGGTGCGCACGGCTTCGATAACGCCAGTAATGGCATTCGACGCCACGGACGTGACGAACTCACCGATGCGGACCCAAATCGACATGGCACTTTTCTATAGAATTCCGAAAGGACTGAAAACCGCCTAGGCAGGCGAAAATTGAAAAAACAAACATTTAGAAAGAATATCGAACCGCAGGCTGAGAGCCTCAATCAAAAAGCGTCGGGCCGTCGCGAAAATGGTGATTTTCGAGTACCGAAGCGGAACGTACTTAAGGTTACGTGAGCACCGGAATACAGAAAGGCGTCATTTGCAGACCGGCATGACGACTGTTGGACCAGGCTCTTACATTATTGCTGGGGCTCGCGGTCGTTGAAGGAGCGCTGTGCGGCAGCAGCCGCAGCCTCTCCAGCCGCCTGTGCCTGCTCATCCGTCTGGCCCACCGACTGAGCGGCGGCAACCGCATTTGCGCGCGCCCTTTCGATGGCGGCGGCTTTTTCTTCCGGGGTCACCACGCCTGAACTCTCGCGAAGCGACTTGACCAGATCGGGACCTTTTTCCGTGCCCGTGCTTTCTGCCGGCTTGGCAGGCTGCGAAATGGCGGCAGCGCCCTGCTCTCCGCCATTGGTCGTGGCAGCGCTTTCGTCATCTCCCTTGCCGCATGCGGCAAGCGCAACGAGAACGATCGCAGAAATGAAAAAGAGAAAGTTACGGTTCATGACGAAAGCCATAACCGAACCGAGCCTGCGTTGAAACACGGAAAACGCAGAGCGCCCGTCTTTTCCCACTGTGGTTGCCTTAACGTTCATGTCAAATCCGAAACCGGCCGAAGCCGTCAAGCACGAATGGCGACCCGACACCGGATCGCCATCCGCCTGCAAAGCAGTCACGACATCGCACCCTTAGTTGGAAGGTGCGGTCCCCGTACCCGGCGTCGATGGTGCCGGGGTGGCCGGAGTGGTCGGCGCTGGCGTCGTGTCATTGTTCGAAGGCGCTGCCGGCGTGGATGGTGCCGGTGCGTTGTTCGTGTCGTCCTTCTTGTCGTTGCAAGCTGCAAGACCGAGAAGCGATACGGCGGCGACAGAAGCAATCAGAAACTTCTTCACTTAGGCTCTCCTTCCTAGGTTAGGCTCTTGGCCTGGTTTCAGGCATCAATGGCAAGCTTTGCCAAACGCCTCTCTGTTTCTCCGTGCGTGGCCGGTTTGCCCGGCCAATCACCTTTACGGTCGCTCATCGACACAGAAGTCCTGTCGACTGAGACCTTCACAGGGAAAAACGGCAACAGCGCGGAAAAGTTCTCTCAAATAGTCTTACCGAACGTAATAAAGCGACAGTATTACAGGGCAGTAGCCCATTTTTTCCCGTTTATAAGCCCGCAATTATTTCGTCACGTCCCTGTCATTGGACGATGTTTAACTTTGCAAAATCGAAGTCGGGATTCGAGGATCAGGGGAACTTTTGATGACAGAGCAGGCAACAGACGGCACAATTCTCAAGCGTGCTGTGACACAAAACAACGCTCTTTCGCGCGCGGGCTTTTCCGAAAGATTGTTCGCGTGGCTGTTCAAGGGGCTGGTCTATCCGCAAATCTGGGAAGACCCGGAAGTCGACATGGCGGCACTTGCCATCGAGCCCGGCCACCGCATCGTCACCATCGCTTCCGGCGGATGCAATGCCATGTCCTACCTGAC from Brucella intermedia LMG 3301 harbors:
- a CDS encoding J domain-containing protein, whose product is MSIWVRIGEFVTSVASNAITGVIEAVRTVFEGDADTRRRVAFSIAMIALSAKMAKADGVVTQDEIRAFQDIFAVPKEETAHVARLYDLAKQDVAGYESYARQLAGLCSEGQTDCHLLEDILDGLFHIATADGYVHEKEMTFLAGVADIFGYDEAAFDRIAIRHVQRGADDPYAILGLERGVSFDMARKRYRALVKEHHPDRLVAEGLPLEFITIANRRLAAINAAWASIEKNLEAA